The following proteins are co-located in the Triticum aestivum cultivar Chinese Spring chromosome 1A, IWGSC CS RefSeq v2.1, whole genome shotgun sequence genome:
- the LOC123062343 gene encoding F-box protein At5g46170: protein MAAAAAGPRRWRREEEEQQPHRLSAAAAADDRFDGLPDPLLLLIFNRIGDVKALGRCALVSRRFHALVPLVDSVLVRVDCVIPDDPASSSPSSSAPSSPTASASARARGVFSQIARMLIGGIVKPIQALGQILSHAGPAADFPASASLSSFRRSAASSLSSSSASAPPGDVSHHSPSEVLRSFRELRSLRIELPAGELGMDDGVLLKWKADFGSTLGSCVILGAASASASPSSAAKDGATAAPPPPTADCAESDDSGSIPESFYTNGGLKLRVLWTISSLIAASARHYLLQPIISDHALLESLDLTDADGQGVLTMDKWQLQELRVRPVSASGDSHRTLMPALSMRLWYAPHIELPGGTVLNGATLVAIKPSEEAMMDAVGNATAGSAGGSWVSDAFEEPYRTAVGVLLKRRMYSLEMNSF, encoded by the coding sequence atggccgccgccgccgcggggccCCGCCGGTGGCGccgcgaggaggaggagcagcagccgcACCGCCTCTCGGCCGCCGCGGCGGCCGACGACCGCTTCGACGGCCTCCCCGACCCGCTGCTCCTCCTCATCTTCAACCGCATCGGCGACGTCAAGGCGCTCGGCCGCTGCGCGCTCGTCTCCCGCCGCTTCCACGCCCTCGTGCCCCTCGTCGACTCCGTGCTCGTCCGCGTCGACTGCGTCATCCCCGACgaccccgcctcctcctccccgtcctcctccgcgccctcctcccccaccgcctccgcctccgcccgcgCGCGCGGCGTCTTCTCCCAGATCGCGCGCATGCTCATCGGCGGCATCGTCAAGCCCATCCAGGCGCTCGGCCAGATCCTCTCccacgccggccccgccgccgacttccccgcctccgcctccctctcctccttccgccgctccgccgcctcctcgctctcctcctcctcggcgTCGGCGCCCCCCGGCGACGTCTCGCACCACTCGCCCTCCGAGGTGCTCCGCTCCTTCAGGGAGCTCCGCAGCCTGCGCATCGAGCTCCCCGCCGGCGAGCTCGGCATGGACGACGGCGTGCTGCTCAAGTGGAAGGCCGACTTCGGCTCCACGCTCGGCAGCTGCGTCATCCtcggcgccgcctccgcctccgcctcgccgtCCTCTGCCGCCAAGGACGGCGCCACGGCCGCGCCTCCTCCTCCAACTGCTGATTGCGCCGAGTCTGACGATTCAGGGAGCATACCGGAGTCCTTCTACACCAACGGGGGGCTTAAGCTGCGGGTGCTGTGGACCATCAGCTCGTTGATTGCCGCGTCGGCCCGGCATTACCTGCTGCAGCCCATCATTTCCGACCACGCGTTGCTGGAGAGCCTGGATCTGACGGACGCCGATGGGCAGGGCGTGCTCACCATGGACAAGTGGCAACTGCAGGAGCTACGGGTCAGGCCAGTATCAGCGTCTGGTGACTCACACCGCACGCTCATGCCGGCCCTTAGCATGCGCTTGTGGTATGCGCCACACATTGAGCTGCCTGGGGGCACGGTCTTGAATGGAGCAACACTGGTGGCCATCAAGCCGAGCGAAGAGGCAATGATGGACGCAGTTGGGAATGCAACTGCTGGCTCGGCAGGTGGATCCTGGGTTTCAGATGCCTTTGAGGAGCCATATCGGACGGCCGTCGGTGTGCTCCTCAAGCGGAGGATGTATAGCCTTGAGATGAACTCATTCTAA